The Leptidea sinapis chromosome Z, ilLepSina1.1, whole genome shotgun sequence genomic sequence CAAAATGaagtaaaaattgtaataaagtacCAGGCTGTTAGAGGGTTACCGAgcgaaaaaattaatttactgtAACTACGTAACATTGTTAGTACCTTGTCTGTATGGCGCTAGTAATAgcgtttgaaaaatattatttaaactagtacaaaataattcttgaattTCTACACTTAGATATCAAAGTGAAACTTAATCCAGCATTGTTATCTTTGCTGCAGATTGAAttctacaaaatatattaaatgccAAGAATCCTTATAAACTGTAAATATTTTGGAGAAAATTTAATCAaagacaatatatttttttatacatatttatttctaGACCATAAACCATTTTGCTTTCCTTACAAAATATcggatttaataaaaaactagaCATTTCTGAATGATTCattttaacttataaatttaaatttggcaATGTTAGAATTTATAGTGTCTAAGTCGTCGCTTTgtgtattacttttttattattatttagatttaataaatatgtgaAAAAATGTGCGACTTTGAATTgcttgacaaaaaaaaacaaattgagttgtttttttattcggCTTTGAAAGTAAATATACATTGAAAATTagagtaattttttattaataatgtttagaataaaacactttttaaagaattaaaacacaTGTTAACGTTACTGGTTTTTTCATCAGAATTTGcgtaaatgttaaatttttattattatgttagtttaACCGACGTTAAAGGTCttgacctttccagatcttgtATTCAGGGACTGAAAACTAATAGAGAAAAATGTAGGGAAGAATTATTGTAGTTTATTTTTCAaagacaaataaactttattaaattagtcTAAACTGAGCACCTTTGGATCGTCATTAAAACTGTTAAGGTAATTTGGGTTACCTTATGTtcggaaaagtagagctcgtgagaagaacataaaagaAGCTCAACGGCATGTAAATTTGAAATAGCAATTTAATCCTAAActgtcatttataaaatttgtagaTTTTCTATAATGTTCCGTATTATtgcaatgaaataaattttcagCAAACTCTACGtgtcatacaaaaatacaatttgaaataaaaataattaaaggtcgtgaattaaaataaaaactattctatcactcaaattggactaaactgcactaaGTGTACCAAATTCTATTAACAACAGCATAAATTACATAGATAAATAGTATTGATGTTCATCGCAGATACATATTATCTTGACAAGACAATTTAGTataggcacagtagacatatgtctacTACTGTGGTATAAGTATAGGTTAGATTTTCCGCTGACACTTAGGCGTACACTTTTTAAATTCACACTTTGGCTATGatggtttgtttgtttttatcgCTGTTTGCTTTTAGGTGCACCTTTACAGCTTCGGCAATTAACAGTAAGCTGAGCATAGGTTACGTGAATAACAATcgttattagtattaaaaatatgagtttgatattttttacatgaatatagtgattttgatttaatattagatGGTAATTCGTATTATTAGATGATAAGtatcggcagcattgccccatagcaatataccaaaGGACATAttactatgaaaataagtaaAGTGATCTAGTCGCCCCGTATCTACGTTGGATAATTGTTAAATCTtattaaccgcgtatgctgcagaactatgtCAATCCAATATATATAGCCAATCTTTCATATGGGGCCCATTGTTcataatttggaatctagagtaatgccaagaaatatatcAGGGTCCACcggttttcttgctatttaatataattaagtagCCGTCCATCATGACCACCATTCAAATGTATGGCCGACCCGGACCTTTCGCTTAGAGGTTCGGTTTTTGTTATCAGATCATCAGCATCAATCAAAAAGTAAAAGAGAATATGTCAAGCATAAAaacttgtaattattaatatcataggCAAAACTTCTGACtactttcaataatattaataccttcATACAAAATGAATACTCatgtcataattaaaaaaaaaatatttaaactttcaagcaactttattaattatatttaattaaatcaacTTTGGctccccccacaagatagaccgacgatatggtcaagatcgccggaatacgtcgtATGaagacagcgcaggaccgattgtcggggaaatctttggggtaggcctttatccagcagtggacgtcttctggctgatgatgatgaaattgaCTTAGCTCACTATTCATTGGTATTGGTACTGAGTAGTTTCATAACAATCAAAGGTCCTTTATCAGCCGGAGTGTTGTGAGATCGCGGTCGCGTCCCGTCTAGCACTACGTATTTGCGCTTAGTGCGTGGATTCACAGGTGGGGTGTGGGTGAGGCAACGATGATGACGATTATTGAGTCTATTGGCATTCACGGTCTCGACGACTTACTAATATTCTAAAACTAGTCGAGAACAACACCTTTTAATCGTGAGAAAAATGATTTAGATAAGTTATAATTCGTACAAGACCAAACCAtttgaataacaaattaatagCAAAGACTACTTTGACAAATAGTAATAACAGGAAAACAGgatttatagttaaaaataaatctatttcaGGACAGCACTGTGACAAGACGTATAAAATAAGATTGCTTTATTACGCCATTTCATTTCCTTTTCCATTTCAAATCCCTGTCTCACCCGAAACGTCTTAGATCTGAGCTGGCTTTATACAAGTTGTGTACAAAAGTGTTCACCTAGCACCTAGCTCTGACATTTCCGCAAATTGCGCTAACGAGCGCTTCACGTTACCCGACTCGACTCATTATGTGATGTTTCTATGAAACAGGAAATCTTAAGTCTTTGTTATTTGTTCAAAGCGCCTTGTATTAAAGTTCAGTTTATGATgaaatatctaaattataatattgtattaagaaTATGATGTCACAAcatctttttatttaaagtatgaCTTCTTTTCTcgtgagaatataataatatttgatctCCCTGTACAAATTTATTGTGGATATAGGTGGAGGGCATAGGTGCTCGTtagcatataaaaaaattgtagaagCCTGCcaaatattaagtaaataaaatactgaaccTACGATAAAGTGTGAAAAACTATTGTTGCGGCGCGGTGAGAGATGATTTATATTTatcgttttaatatatttattcaaacaaaacaaatgttataaatataaattatttacaatactatgattacattaatttaaaacaatcattacggggaagcgtaccgtgaatattggcagcatttccacatTGGAttgcaaggctgatccgttgaccgaaatatttGCCACCGCCTGGGttaccagtagccctattgaggcgcgtagatagtacattTTTGTAGTTTCTCCAAGGAGCCTGACTCAAATCACGTCCCACACCAGAGCCCTTCCCcgtctataatataatattatatacgaaataaatatatttattggttAGAACACAGAGTGGactgtatttttatgattaaaaagAGGTGCAGTTCGCGGTTAGAAACAAAATGGTGGAAGATAGGAATGAACACCTAACTAGTGATGTGGAAACtagcattaaaatattaaaaactggCAAACTTctgttttttcatttaatacaaaattgaagttttatatttactatttacgaaCAGCCATGGTTGCTAGTTAGAAAATGACCGCAAGCAAAGGTTGCCATGATTTCAATAAACGGTTCTGATACCAGGTAAGTGCTAacttatggaaaaggaggataaacaagTGTAcatgtcacctggtgttaggtgatcaccgcgtggtttgtggcgtgtcgtgccacGGTGTCCGGTGGAATCCGGCACGTCCGGCAGGTGGAATATAGAATAGTGAGCGTGACAAGCTACTtgttacactcgcaatttgtgtgtcactttctgttctattttattctattcttgCTACTTTGTCTTCTCTAGAAGACACACCACAGTTTGCTTGTACCCAGTATCAGTTAATCAGTGTGTGTAAGTGCATTACTCAAAGTAGAGGCTAACAGTTTACCTCAATtttatcgacgttttcacaggtgTCACTATCTATTTAGATGCATAaattaatgatctaagattaTTACTGACTCTACTGCTATTAGCTAAATCCTTGTGAATGTAACCTTAATCAAAGATACTTGTGATTTGCTAGTTTTTATcagtcaaattttatttgattcctCTGGGATTCTACAACTGGGCATTTCACCGCACTTCTCACTGGCACTTATTAATATCTATTCGCTATTGTATTCCAGAATCGATATGACTTGGCGACTTAGAGCCTTGATTTCACTTTCACtcatattaaagaaaataagaacGATCAATAAATTTCGTTCCATATCCTTGGGTAGCGACGTCACTTTATTATGCGTATTAATCACCGAAAATGTACCGAAAAGCCCTACTTTGATCTTATTCGGATGTAGGTTTCTAGTTTGTATAACtcatacttattatatatatgtatatagctacgaagataatatataatttgtaagaTTTATAAGCAAAATCGTTTTACTTAAGTTTCCTCCCTTATAAATATACCTAGAAGGGCATCCTCATACAAACTGGATTCATTTCGTCCGTGTTCACGCTCAATTTAACAAACTGAAGTATTTGCAGATTTCAATGGACTGTTTACAGACAAATAGAATCAGACTAAGAGGTCCCGTTTCTAAATCCGTCTGAACGATAAACGGATTACGTATTAAGCAAGTTTTGCaacgtattttaaatttaacggtTATAACCGGCTAAATGCGCAAGTGTAGAAAAGAAACGAACGTACCAATCAAAATTAAACCTGTACGCTATTTTCGTGCGGCGTTATTTAGGAAATATTAGGtaaatatcacaaaaattaaactgtGCTAATGACTCAGTGATTAAAGATCGTTAGCAACCGGTTTTTGCATTGAAATGTTTTCAATGAACTTAAAAAaccaaaatcaaaaaaaaattggtataaagATTAAGTAAAACTGAAGTAATAGTTAACCATGTGCATAGACATTACCGGTTAGTCTTTTTTTTCGGTTTCGAAGCtatgttaataaattttgaaaactagAACTGTATCTTAAACTAGTACAATACTTCTAAACCTTTCACTAGTGATCTGGTAAACtgacagaaatataaaaaaacatatttgcgTGCGTAAAAAGGTCTCTCCTTCTTCTTGgacaaaaacgtcccacattttcgtgtcaCTTTATTCATCTGTTTCatctgtaaatatattattaccctCATGCACGAAAAGaactttcacttcaaaaaaaaatatcataggATCTGTTGTGCAAATAAATACCACCATGATAATGACTATAAATGTGTATGGCACTGCCATTTCATAATTCCTGGCAGATACTTTTAAGAGCGGCGGGTCCTATCCTTTTGTTTCATAATAGTCTTTACTACTGTTACAAGTAAATTAAGAATatcttgaaaataaaatatgacttCTGTTGTAAAATCTTGTTtcctaaattattttcaatattctatttgatcctaatacataaaaacaccatgaaaataacatgtttataaaatgcttattaatttataatttgtaagtGTTGCATGTGtttaaaatgattaatatttttatttaaatatcaacttttccaattatgtttattgtttaattattctcatttttgaaatgaaaatagttACAGATTCATTATATTACTTATGACATAACATACTAAAAAGTTTAACGACATAATAGGaagaaaaactttaaaaattacgAAACAAATTATCCAACTATGTTTGCTAAATTGCTAAAATCCGACCAGCCTTCTTCAGTTTCGTTACCAGCCCTTCTCTCTTTTCCTTCTTTCGGACCCATCGCGGTGGTCTTTTCATCTGGCATTACGGTAGACGTTTGGTTTTCTCCAAGATTCAACCTTTGATACTTCACAACTAAGTCCAAAATGTCGTGCTGCATCTTTAGTTTGAGTGGACTGGTTAAATTCTTCATAGATTTGCCAATATATTGTCCAAAAACGGAATCTTCACTAAcctgatgatttaaaaattctctACCGAGTGTAATGAGGATATCTCGCACGTAATTTTCACCTGCTTGGTTGTGGAGACTCTCTTTATTTTCTCGATACGAAGATATGTGTGGACGTTTGATCTTTTCATATTTTGGTCGCATTGCCGGAGGTCCTACGGCAACTGAAAGTACTTCATCATTTTCCATGTCATCTTCGTTTAATGGTTTTAAGTATCCCGAGGGCTGAAACACACCAGATAGATTAGTGACCAtcaaatttcttattttttttttatgcaaaaaacaAAGTGCCTTATGATTCAATAGAATAGCTCTACATAAAATAAtctactttattttgtttttcacttTTTGTCATTTTCAAACGCCTGGTCTACAACGGCAACTCAAATTTGCCGCCACCTCTATGAGATATCTTTAAGTTTGTTCTCTAACAAAAACCAACCAAGAGGCTTCagagtcataaaaaaaataattaaacatttctcgtattatgtcctatttaataaaaaaaggatcgtgtggttttatgaaaccacgataaaACTGAatctttttttcacattatagacatttaactaaaaatagcgtggtgcactggcacaaatgagtaatagtttatacactacacggtcagctgctgccaCTATTGGCACCGCCAGACCGTCTCACGCGATATGCAACACACAgatgaaaaagtttgagacgatgtaaaaaaagtttcactttaaaaaaatcttttaaaagtcaaattaatattatataatttaacttttttttttttaaataaatgttacttttttaaaacggtcacttttaagaccttATAACAAAAGGATTGTCCACGGCTGCTGTCAACAGTGCGACTTGGTAGGTGCCCATTGAAAATCAGTATTGAATTATCCTAATATCAACTCCTAAAATGCTGCGTAAATTATCTCGTGATATCAAACTTTTATTtggttaattttattaaatatatacgttatcttaatatttattttgtctgGTTTTCTTAATATTACCATAATATAGTATTTACGTTTACCTTCTTTCTTAGATCTTTTGGCCTCAGTGTAGAGTACCTTCGCTTTGTTTCAGCCTCACGCGGTAATGAGTGCAACTTCTTCTGATGCTGCTCAATGCTCAGCTCCCGAGCATGCCTTCTATCATCACGGGTCTGCCACGCTTCCTGAATGACATGAGATTTAAAACAGCACTATTAACTCTCCGAGCGGTAGTTAGTAACAAATATATGATTACCTaccacataattttatttatataatccaTTTGGGGAATAAATCCAACCATTtatttgtgttaatattattatatgcaaTTGGCATAGCCAGCATTTTGTAGCAGCCTCTCTCGAATGCTGCTCGAATGATTGAATTAAtaagtgaataataataatagtgacacactttttatacaaattatcttgccccaaattaagcatatatagcctgtgttatgggttacaagacaacgatatatttaatacaatatacttacttaaacatacataaattcatataaacatacattaatacatttaaacatccatgactcggaaacaaacatccatattcatcatataaatgcttgcacctaccgggattcgaacccggatgaatgaatgaatggttactggtaatattttatttcagcaaAAAGGGCATTACTATTTTAATTAGACTGCTCATTATTTAATACATGACTAATTAcactttttaaaattcattaaaataaagatttaaagtaattattaaattaattaagatttaaaatttaaaagtacgtTCAAGTAAAATAACTACAGAGAAacatttattaatgttaaaacgTGACATACTCGTACACCGTTGATATGAAGAGGTCTTTAATGAAGGTCTGTGTATGAGAGTTTATTATACATATCAATGAAATGACGCAAATCAGCAGCATTCATTGCTATGTAGACAACAGCAGAGGTTATGCCTCATACACCGGATTTGCTAACATCTCCCGGGATAGTATCGACGAGAACTGGAACAAATTTACtttgaaatcgagactatgccaTGCAATGGCAATGTCTCGGAATGAGGCCAGCAAAATTTAGTCCACTTTAATTTTACTTTGACTTTTTGTACTCTAACTGCCACACACTTGTCTAATTAGCGTTGATGTATCGAGTGAAGTTCAGTTTCATCACATGGAAGAGAAGACCAAATTGGCCTTTAAAAAGCTTGGTACATTATAAGTACTTGAAGACAGATAATACTTCACTTCAAATCACCGCATGCAACTAcataaggcgcaaattcagccTCTCAAGGAGTACTATTTTTTCCGATGGACGGGCgttccccagtaccagcttcttccatttgaccgcatacaacgaagagcggctcgaaccATTAACAATCATCTGCCATCGGCTTGATTGTTTGGCATTGGGTAGAGCTGTGGGGTCTCTTTGTATCTTCTACTGCAAACATTACATGTGGTGCTCATATGAATTGTTCGGGATGATACCACCAGCCGAATTTCACCAGCGGACATAATCAAAATGCGCATGtccacccgcatcatgttgacaTATGGCCATATCGccatatcatcatcagccggaagacggccactcctggacaaaggcctcccccaaagatttccacgacgatcgatgcagtgctgccttcatccaacgtattccgatgatcttgaccagatcgtcagtccatctgttgggggcctaccaacactgcgccaatcgaggactttactgccccaacggctatatgtccgtcgaactatgtgacctgcctactgccacttcagtttcgcaatcatttgggctatgtcggtagctttggttcttctaaagatcttctcatttctgattggatctcgcagggaaactccgagaatAGCTCTCCCCATTCCCCATACATTGGCCATGTACAACCTCCatttttgcctcgcacagccactttgtggagtcAATACTGGCTGCGGTTTTTACAAACCAATACGACTTGGTGTTGGGGATGTCCATGTTGCCTAACCACTTCCCatccaaatttaaaatcaacCAAATATTTGACTGAAATTCTAAGAAAGCTTCAACCGAGTGTCTGACAAATTCGTCAACCAGAgccatatataataattacttacagTTAAAGCGGATGACAACAGCAAATATAAAATGGACCACTGATTGTCCATTCTGTTCACAAAATCGCAAAGCAATAATTAAGAATATTGCTGATCGCTGCAAAGTAATGTATTCATTTGTTGTTTAAACAATATGAGACAATGTAAAGTTTTATCAACAGGTAAATGTTTACATCAACATTCAGGATTTTCCACAAGAGCTATTTTCAGTAtttcagtaaatattttaagcattaattaatatttaaaaatttaaaacaggcattttgaattaataatcaACACACACAATATGATGTAAaatatacaggatggttttttggGAAgggcgtcgcttcattgtgtctctaccgcatttatcatggcgagtgttctgaagagctgtttgacctgattccttccATCTTCGTatgacatgccacaaattaggatatcatcctcaccattaTCATGTGTAATACAGCACTCCTCGTGACAGATGCGGTAGAACACAATGAAGctgttcatagagcactgggtcctcgacaatttGAGCAGCCGTCGAACGCCGGGTAAATGGTATGTATATGTGTACATAAGTATTGTATATGATTATTTAGAAACTCTAAGGAAACCTATATATACCTTTATGGTTTTAGTGTAAGGGTTGAGAAAGGATGTCTTGGGATTGTTGATTCAGGCACCCTAATGGACACCGACTGCTGATACAtcttcaaacaaaaattttattttttaactttaccTACCTGATACAATTTTAGTTCACTACTTAACTTAGCATTtggattttcaaattcaaatatttttattcaaaataggatttataatcacttattgaacgtcaaaatctaccacccattcaaaagagactgcctcagacctgagtagaATGGGCGCAgtttataattaagaaaatagtttatgctataataacctttcccacacaaacgttctttaacaattcttttcgtaacacttttgttttgtacattttctgggatcatattgtagaagcatatacatcgcccaacaaaagacttactaactcgacccaacagagtagtaggcataacaagtttatgtttgttcctcgtgttaagattatgaatgtcacagtttctagaaaattcctcaatgtgcttatgaatatacaaaacattatcaaaaatgtattgagaagcaacagtcaaaatgtttatttctttaaatttttctcttaatgattctttaggacctaggttataaatcgcgcgaatagccctcttctgcagcacaaagatagtattaatatcggccgcactaccccataacaatatatcataggacataatactatgaaaataactaaagtatactaatctcgccgtatctatgtcagttaagcgtctgattttcttaaccgcatatgctgctaagcctattcgccaatccttcaatatgggggccccactgcaatttggaatcaagagtaatgccaagaaatatagcagattccactggttttaccacctctccatttaataaaatattcgcatcaacatttttgacatttggcgcggtgaatttaatatatttggttttatgattatttaacaataagttattggcgctaaaccagtacacgatgtcagatagagcattgtttacttcgtcatataaaacttggctacgtttcactttgaatataagtgaagtgtcatccgcaaacaataccaccttgtgttttttttacatgatGTTAAATGCTAAATGGTAAAACACACTCACACAGGCACACCTGTGAGGCATACAGGCGGCACGACTGTTCTACTCCCGGACGTCTCTAACAGTTAacacattacaataaaaatgtacgTAGAAACCATTACACCTTACAGCTACCCTGAAACACTTGGTTCGTCGGATGTCCCATGTTAACATTCTTGGGGCGCGTCCGCTAAGGTGACGTATATAACTTTGGCAGTATATTTTCTGTTGCTATTTGTTACCTTCTTTTTAGATTATTTAACTTAAAGCCAAGGAAATAGAGATACTCGTTTTATTATTCATTGAGTTACAAAGTACACGCTTCCATTATAAActatattagtaaataaatataattataatatctttttataAGGCGAaggaattcaaaaatatatattaattaataacacaaaagtcacttaaatatttttttaaacaggtatctacataattttattacgaagatttttttttaatttttacctaTCCTCATTgaccataataatatgtatattcataattcaaattcaaatagttttattcaaaaaaggatgtaaaatcgctaattaaaagtcaaaaacgactacccattcg encodes the following:
- the LOC126978259 gene encoding uncharacterized protein LOC126978259; translation: MDIPNTKSYWFVKTAASIDSTKWLCEAKMEVCCFKSHVIQEAWQTRDDRRHARELSIEQHQKKLHSLPREAETKRRYSTLRPKDLRKKPSGYLKPLNEDDMENDEVLSVAVGPPAMRPKYEKIKRPHISSYRENKESLHNQAGENYVRDILITLGREFLNHQVSEDSVFGQYIGKSMKNLTSPLKLKMQHDILDLVVKYQRLNLGENQTSTVMPDEKTTAMGPKEGKERRAGNETEEGWSDFSNLANIVG